The region GCGCCTCCTGCCCCTGGCGAAGGCGGTTCGCCACCGCCCCGTCGAGCCGCGCCTGCAGCCGCCCCCGGCCCTCCCGGGCGGCGGCGTCGCGGGGATTGAGGGTCAGCGCGATCTTCCACTCGTCCAGGGCCCGCCGGAGATCCCCGCTCCGTTCCAGCTCGACGGCCTTCTGTCGGTGAGCCGCCACCAGCCGCTCGTAAGCGGGCGACATTGCCGCGGCGGGGGCGCAGGCCCCCAGGAGGAGGGCCAGGCCGATCGCCGGGAGCCGGTCGACGCAGCGGCGCGCCGTCACTGGAGCGCCTCCTGGTGGAAGATGTCGAGATTCCGGGCGAACTCCTCGAGGGTCATGTCCGCGTAGATCTGGCTCCGGCGGATGCGGAGCGGGTGGACGAAGGACGCGTTGCCCTCGCGGCGGACGGAGAAGGCGGCGATGTACCCGTGCTCGCGGACCTTCTGCGCCAGCTCGTCGTTATGGGCGCCGTAGGGATACGCGAGCACGTGCGGCGTCCGGCCCAGGCGCCGCCGGAAGAGCGCGAGCGGCTCCGCCAGCTCGATCTGCATGCGCCGGGTGAACTCCTCGTTCGGCTCGCCGGGATGGCGACGCAGATCGCTGTGCGTCTTGGAGTGGGCGCCGACCTGGAAGCCGTCGTTGGCCAGCCACTTGAGGTCGTCCCAGTCGAGCGCATTGCGCCCGTTGCCGACGTAGTCGGTGTACACGAACAGCGTGGCCGGGAAGCCCAGGTCCTTCAGGAGCGGATAGGCGTGCTGGAGGAACGACTTGTAGCCGTCGTCGAAGGTGAGGACGACGCTGCGCCGGGGGAGCTGGCGGCCCAGCGCCATGTACTCCATCAGGTCGGTGAGGCTGATCACCCGGTAGCCGTGAGTCTTCAAATAACGCATCTGCTGCTCGAAGCCGCTGGCGGCCATGATCAGGCGGCCTTTGGCCTGGGGCGCGAGGTTGTGGTAGACGAGCACGGGCACGAGCTGATAGCCGGTCGCGTAGACGCCGGCCGGGCTCCACGGCTTCTTGGGAATGACGACCTCCCGGCCCGGGGTGAGGCGGGCCAGGCCGTTGTAGTCCTCGATCATCCACGCCTTGGCGGGATCGCCGAGGAAGCGCCCGGCGAGGCTCTGCGTGGTGTCGCCGCTCTTGGCGAAGGTGACGATGAAGTCGCTCGATTCGAAGACCTCCCGGGTCTGCCACTCCGTCGCCGTGGCGCAGGCGCTGACCGCGAGCGCGGCCGCGGCCACCACGAGGGTTCCCAGACCCCCGGTGCCGCTCATTTGAGCCGCAGCACCTCGTACACCTCGACGTCCTCTTCCTTGCCCTTCACCTTCACCACGCCCAGCGGGCGCGCCTCCACGTGCTCCTTCACGTCCCGATAGGTGCGTCCGCTCATGAGGATCTGCATGGACTTGGCGTTGGATTCGAGCCGGGCGGCCAAGTTCACGCTGTCACCGATCACGGTGTATTCCATCCGATCCTGCGTGCCCACGGTGCCCGCCACCGCCTCCCCGGTGCTGACGCCGACCCCCACCGTGAGGGGCTCCTTGCCGGCGCGGATCCGCTGCGCGCTGAGCCGCTCGATCCCCTCCCGCATGGCCACTGCGGTGCGAACCGCTCGGATCGTGTGGTCCGGATGGGCGATGGGCGCGCCGAAGACCGCCATGACCGCGTCGCCGAGGAACTTGTCCAGGGTGCCTTCGTGCCGGAACGTCGCCTCGATCATGAGGTCGTAGAAGTCGTTCAGCAGCATCACGACCTCTTCCGGGCTCATGCGCTCGGAGAGTGCGGTGAAGCCGCGCATGTCGCAGAAGAGCACGGTCACCTCGCGCCGCTCGCCGGTGAGGACCAGCCGCTCGGGGTCCTTCAACAGCTCCTCCACCACCTCGCGGGCCACGTAGCGCGCGAACGCCCGCTTGATCATCTCCTTCTCGCGGAGGTTCTTGGCCATCAGGTTGAAGGCCTCGGTGAGCATGCCGATCTCGTCCCGGGAGGGGACGGCCAGCGTGACCGTGAAGTCGCCCTCGGCGATGGCGCGCGTGCCCTCGACCAGGCGGAGGATCGGCCGGGCCAGGAGCCCGGCCAGGACCACGGCCCCGCCGATCCCGATCAGGATCATGACCACGCTGATGGCGATCGTCTGGTTGCGGGCCTGCGCCAGCGCCTGTCCGATGGATTTCTGGCTGAACCCGAGGTAGATGGCGCCCACCGGCACCTTGCGAAAGGTCAGGGGGATCGCGAAGTCCATGATCCGTCCCTGCTCGGGATCGGTGTAGGTCTGGATCAACGGGTCCTCGCCCAGCCGCGTCAGCTCGGTGATCCGCTCGACCCGCCGGCCGATCAGATTGACGTCGGTATGGGCGACGACCTTGCCATCGTGATCGGCGATGATCACGTAGGCGACGTCCTCGTCCTTCATGGCGTCCTTCACCAGGAGGTTCAGCGTGAGCCCGTCGTTGGTGAGAAGGGGGTTCCTGGCGGCGTTGGCAAGGTGCTGAGCGATGGTGAGGCCCCGCTTGGTCATCTGGGCGGTCAGGCTCTTCTCGGCGCGATAGAGGAGGAAGGCGCTCAGGAAGGTCACCGTCACCACCAGCAGCGCGGTGATGAGCAGGCCGAGCTTGAGCTTCAGCGGCAGGCGGATCCGCGACCCGCGACCGGCTTCTGGCTCTGGCATCCCCCGTCTTTCAGCGTGATGGAATCGGCAACGGCGTGTTAATGACTCTAACGGGAGCGGTTCGCCACCGTCAACATCTGGCTTCAGGCGCACCGCGCCATCCACCGCATGTCGTCGCGGAGCTCGTCGAGCCCGGTCCGCTTGTACTCGTTGAGCCGGCGCCAGCCGTCGACCAAGGCCATCAGCTACCTGGGGGCCGGGAGGCACGCCTTCCGCATTGACCCGCGCCGCCACGATCCGGCTCGAGGTGGTCCGGCGCGCTCCCCGCGACCTCCCGCTGCCGGAGCGGAAGGGCGACCTGCCCCGGGGCCGCGCTCGATCTTCCACGGCGCCAGCGCCTCCAGGAAGTTGTCGGAGCAGTTGCGATGACCCCGGACGCCGAAGTCGTACTCGTACCGCCAGGGGTGGCGGGCGGCGATGATCATGTCGTGGGGCAGAGGCGCCGGCATCAGAGGTAGTGCTCGAGGGGCTGGGGCGGGGCCGCGAACTTCCGGATCTTCGAGTGCGAGAGGCCGAGCCCGACCAGGCTCTCGGCGACCTTCACGCCCACCGCGACCGGATCGAGCACGGGGACGCCTGCCCGGCGCGACAGCTCGGTGTCGTAGCCGCAGAGGCCCGCGCAGGCCAGGATGACGACCTCGGCGCGGTCCTCGGCCACGATCCTCTGGATCTCGCGCGCGAGCTCACCCAGCGTTTTGTCGCGGTTGGTCACGCACTCCTCGACGTTGATGTTGATGGCGCGGACCGACGCGCACTTGGCCTCGAAGCCGAAGAGGCGGACCAGATCTTGTTGATAGGGGATGAATTGCTGGAGCATGGTGAGGGTCGTGAACCGATGGCCGAGCAGGCAGGCCACGGCCATCGACGCCTCGGCGATCGAGACGACCGGGATGGTCAGCGCCTCCCTGAGCGCGTCGATGCCGACGCGGCCGAAGCCGGCCAGCACGACGGCGTCGGGCGCGTGCACGGCCACGGACTCCAGGCAGGTGCGGATCATGAACGCACCCGAGAGGTAGTCGCCGAAGGCAGAATCGATGTTGCGCGTCCCGCCCTTGGTGGTCACGCCGATCAGCTCGGTGCCGGGGGACGCCGCGCGCTTCGCCGACTCCATGACCGCCCCCGTCACGGTCTCCGAGCTGTTCGGATTGATCACCGCGATCTTCATGGGGCGACTCCTTGCTGGAAGCTATGAGGGGACGATGCGGCTCGGGGCCGGGGGCGGCAGGGTCCTCGGAGACCCGTTCCCGCCGCGCCTGACTGGGCCGAGCCGCAGAGGCGGGAACGCGAGCCGCCTTCACCGGCGCCGACCTCGTGGTCGACGAGGGCCCTGCCGCCCCCGGGCCCGCAGACGCGCGTCACGGCATGATCTCCCCACCGTTCGGATGCAGCGTCTGCCCGCAGAAGTAGCGGCTCTCGTCGGATGCCAGGAAGACGAACGCCCCCGCGAGATCATCCGGCGTCCCCAGGCGCTTGAGCGGGAGCGAGGCGGCGTGGGCGCGCTTGGCCTCCTCGGGCAGCGGATCGAAGCCGGTGTCGATGAGCCCCGGTGCCACCGAGTTCACGAGGATCCCGTGCGGCGCCAGCTCCTGGGCCAGCGCGCGCGTGAACGTCAGCAGGCCGCCCTTGGCAGCCGAGTATGCGGCGTAGCGCGGGCGGCCGCTGTAGGCGAGCTGCGAGGTCACGAGGATGATGCGCCCGCTCTTCTGCCCGATCATCACCGGCGCCACCTCGCGGCAGCACAAGAACGCCCCCCGCAGGTGCACCGCGATCATTCGGTCCCAGTCCTCGGCGGTCATCTCCGTGATCGGCTGGGCCTTCTGGATCCCCGCGCTGTTCACCAGGACGTCGATGCGGCCGAAGGCCTGGCCCACCCCGGCGACCATCGCCTTGACGTCGGCTTCGACGGTGACGTCCGTCCTGAGCGCCAGCGCGCGGCGGCCCTTCTTCTCGACGGCCTCCACCAGCGAGCGGGCCTCGGGCTCGCGTGCGATCCAGGCCACCGCGACGTCCGCGCCCTCGTCGGCGTAGGCGAGCGCGACGGCGCGCCCGATCCCGGTGTTGCCGCCCGTGATGATGGCCACCTTGTCCTGCAGGCGATTCATGCCGCCTCCCGCTGGATGATAGTCCCGCCCGTCCCCCTCGTGGCTTCCCCTATCCGGCCGAGCGAGGTGATGATGGCCGCGCGCCCGCCGGCTTCGACGAACTGCACCGCGGCCTCGACCTTGGGCCCCATGCTCCCCGGCGGGAACTCGCCCGCCGCCAGCAGGCGGCGGGCCTCGGCAACCGTGAGCCGATCGAGGAAGCGCTGGGCGGGGGTGCCGTAGCCGACGGCCACCCGGTCGACACCAGTGAGGAAGAAGACGCGGTCGGCGTCGAGCTCGCCCGCCAGCACGGCGGTCGCCAGGTCCTTCTCGATCACCGCCTCGGCGCCGTGCAAGCCCGTGGGCGTCTCGAAGACCGGAATCCCGCCACCGCCGACGGCGATGGGGATCATCCTCGCCTCCACGAGCGTCCGGATCAGCGGCGTCTCCACCACGCGCACGGGACGCGGCGAGGGCACCACGCGGCGCCAGCCCCGGCCGCTGTCCTCCACGACGCTCCAGCCGTGCTCGCGCGCTTGACGGAGGGCCTCGGCCTTGCGATAAAAGGCGCCGATCGGCTTGGTGGGACTCGCGAAGGCTGGATCGCTCCGGTCGACCACGACCTGGGTAACCACCGACGCCACCCGGGCCGCCAGGCCGCGCTGGCCGAGCAGGTTGTCCATCACCTGCTGGATGGCGTACCCGATACTTCCCTCCGTCTCGGCCACGCAGAGATCGAGCGTCAGCGCCGGCATCACCGGCTTGGCGATCTCCATGCGCAGTAGCTCCTCGCCCACCTGGGGCCCGTTGCCGTGGGTGAGGACGAGCCGGTGGCCCTCGACCACGAGGTCCACCAGCGGCGGCAAGCTCTGCGTCAGCGCGTCGAACCACTCGGACGGCGCGCCGACGCCGTCCTCGGTGCGCAGGGCGTTGCCTCCGATGGCGACGACGATGAGGCTCATAGTCCTGGGAGGGGGCTCCGACGCTGCCGCACCGCCCGGAGGGTCACGGCTCGGCCAGCGCCAGGAGCGCCCGCTCGAAGCAGGCCAGCGGCGCCCGGACGACGCCGGCGCCGACCTGGCCGGTGCCGGCCCGGCGGCCGGCGATGCCGGTGTTGATGAGCGGCGCGATCCCGGTCTCGACGACGAGCCGGACGTCGATGCCCGCCGGCGCGCCGCGCTCGTCGAGCGTCGAGATGCGGAAGTGCGGATGCTCTCCGACGCAGATCTCGCGGATCTCGTCGGTCGCGGCCACCGCCTCGGCCATCCCTCCCGCGCCCACGAAGCGGGCCACCGCGGGCGACGCCGCCATGGCTCCTCCGCCGAGCCCGATCGTCTCGACGATCGCGCTGTCGCCCATGTCCGGGTTGGCGTCCTCGGCCGAGAAGCCGGGGAAGTAGAGGCCGACCGGCGTGAGGACCGGCGCGGTGAACCAGCGCTCGCCGGTGCCGCTCACGCGGATGCCGAAGTCGGTGCCGTTGCGGGCCATGGCCGTGACCAGCGTCGAGTGGGCGACGCCGCCCGCCGGATCGGCCAGCGCCTTGCCGGCGGCCATGGCGATGTTGAGGAAGAACTGGTCGTTACCGGCGATGAAATCCGCCAGGCGCGCGACCGCGCCGTGCTTCTGCCCCACGCGGGCGATATGGGGCATGAGCGCGCGGGCCAGCAGCGCCGAGGCGGCCAGGTTGCGCTGGTGCATCTCGTCACCCATGCGGAGCGCCTGGGCCATGAGCGGGCGCAGCTCGACGCCCCCCGATGTCCGGAGGCCGGCGCCGAGGAGCGGGCCCGCTTCCACGGCGAGCCAGCGCAGGCGGGCGAGGACGCTCTCGTCGTTGGCGCCGAAGCGGAGCACCTTGCCTAGCCCCTCGTTGATGGTCGCGTGAGCCCGGTTGCCGTGCGCCCGGTTCTCGACGACGAAGACGGGCATGGAGGACGTGACGACGCCGGTCATGGGGCCGACCGCCTGCCAGTGATGGCAGGGCGCCAGCGTCACCTCGCCGCGCTCGATGAGCGCGGCCGCCGCGTCGTCGTTCGC is a window of Candidatus Methylomirabilota bacterium DNA encoding:
- a CDS encoding polysaccharide deacetylase family protein gives rise to the protein MSGTGGLGTLVVAAAALAVSACATATEWQTREVFESSDFIVTFAKSGDTTQSLAGRFLGDPAKAWMIEDYNGLARLTPGREVVIPKKPWSPAGVYATGYQLVPVLVYHNLAPQAKGRLIMAASGFEQQMRYLKTHGYRVISLTDLMEYMALGRQLPRRSVVLTFDDGYKSFLQHAYPLLKDLGFPATLFVYTDYVGNGRNALDWDDLKWLANDGFQVGAHSKTHSDLRRHPGEPNEEFTRRMQIELAEPLALFRRRLGRTPHVLAYPYGAHNDELAQKVREHGYIAAFSVRREGNASFVHPLRIRRSQIYADMTLEEFARNLDIFHQEALQ
- a CDS encoding adenylate/guanylate cyclase domain-containing protein codes for the protein MPEPEAGRGSRIRLPLKLKLGLLITALLVVTVTFLSAFLLYRAEKSLTAQMTKRGLTIAQHLANAARNPLLTNDGLTLNLLVKDAMKDEDVAYVIIADHDGKVVAHTDVNLIGRRVERITELTRLGEDPLIQTYTDPEQGRIMDFAIPLTFRKVPVGAIYLGFSQKSIGQALAQARNQTIAISVVMILIGIGGAVVLAGLLARPILRLVEGTRAIAEGDFTVTLAVPSRDEIGMLTEAFNLMAKNLREKEMIKRAFARYVAREVVEELLKDPERLVLTGERREVTVLFCDMRGFTALSERMSPEEVVMLLNDFYDLMIEATFRHEGTLDKFLGDAVMAVFGAPIAHPDHTIRAVRTAVAMREGIERLSAQRIRAGKEPLTVGVGVSTGEAVAGTVGTQDRMEYTVIGDSVNLAARLESNAKSMQILMSGRTYRDVKEHVEARPLGVVKVKGKEEDVEVYEVLRLK
- a CDS encoding aspartate/glutamate racemase family protein, producing MKIAVINPNSSETVTGAVMESAKRAASPGTELIGVTTKGGTRNIDSAFGDYLSGAFMIRTCLESVAVHAPDAVVLAGFGRVGIDALREALTIPVVSIAEASMAVACLLGHRFTTLTMLQQFIPYQQDLVRLFGFEAKCASVRAININVEECVTNRDKTLGELAREIQRIVAEDRAEVVILACAGLCGYDTELSRRAGVPVLDPVAVGVKVAESLVGLGLSHSKIRKFAAPPQPLEHYL
- a CDS encoding 3-oxoacyl-ACP reductase family protein, with the protein product MNRLQDKVAIITGGNTGIGRAVALAYADEGADVAVAWIAREPEARSLVEAVEKKGRRALALRTDVTVEADVKAMVAGVGQAFGRIDVLVNSAGIQKAQPITEMTAEDWDRMIAVHLRGAFLCCREVAPVMIGQKSGRIILVTSQLAYSGRPRYAAYSAAKGGLLTFTRALAQELAPHGILVNSVAPGLIDTGFDPLPEEAKRAHAASLPLKRLGTPDDLAGAFVFLASDESRYFCGQTLHPNGGEIMP
- the arcC gene encoding carbamate kinase, with the translated sequence MSLIVVAIGGNALRTEDGVGAPSEWFDALTQSLPPLVDLVVEGHRLVLTHGNGPQVGEELLRMEIAKPVMPALTLDLCVAETEGSIGYAIQQVMDNLLGQRGLAARVASVVTQVVVDRSDPAFASPTKPIGAFYRKAEALRQAREHGWSVVEDSGRGWRRVVPSPRPVRVVETPLIRTLVEARMIPIAVGGGGIPVFETPTGLHGAEAVIEKDLATAVLAGELDADRVFFLTGVDRVAVGYGTPAQRFLDRLTVAEARRLLAAGEFPPGSMGPKVEAAVQFVEAGGRAAIITSLGRIGEATRGTGGTIIQREAA
- a CDS encoding DUF1116 domain-containing protein, which translates into the protein MSDSARALLHARPRVVSLGLPIFAQELTRFGVPVVHADWQPPAAADPQLLAALERLEQRREVIERANAEALRHLVHGEPVLVDCRPAWEALGLPQRTVLHAGPPIEWTRMCEPMRAAILGAIRYEGWAANDDAAAALIERGEVTLAPCHHWQAVGPMTGVVTSSMPVFVVENRAHGNRAHATINEGLGKVLRFGANDESVLARLRWLAVEAGPLLGAGLRTSGGVELRPLMAQALRMGDEMHQRNLAASALLARALMPHIARVGQKHGAVARLADFIAGNDQFFLNIAMAAGKALADPAGGVAHSTLVTAMARNGTDFGIRVSGTGERWFTAPVLTPVGLYFPGFSAEDANPDMGDSAIVETIGLGGGAMAASPAVARFVGAGGMAEAVAATDEIREICVGEHPHFRISTLDERGAPAGIDVRLVVETGIAPLINTGIAGRRAGTGQVGAGVVRAPLACFERALLALAEP